The Brachypodium distachyon strain Bd21 chromosome 4, Brachypodium_distachyon_v3.0, whole genome shotgun sequence nucleotide sequence ATGTTTGGATGGAGTATGGATAATTTTGTCTCAGCATAGTTTTGTACTTTTGTTCAAGTCAGGAAGCGGCACTATTGCGTTGCTGACTAGCTAATTATCTGGTTACATTATGAAGGACCAAGAACACAGGATTTGAAAAAGCACATGATTAGGAAAAACAGAATAATTGGAGTGTCGTATCTCACAAATCCTATCGGGATAGAAAACACATGAATGTTTGGAGGGAACTGTTACTTGAAGGGAGGGgtggaaaagaaaatgtgagATTGTCTCAGacttctcaaaagaaaatatctgTGCGGTTTGAGCAAATATTGGATTTCCTCTCAAATGTATAGAGGAATGAGGAGATTGCTGCATGAATTTTTGGGAGCTGTTTCTGTTGGAATTTTTGTTATTCCAACAATTCATTGTCCCGAAGGGCTTATAGGAACTTTATCCATAGGATTGGAATCCTACAAAGTTCCTCTACTTCTCCTTTGTTCTAGATGGGGTCTAAGTAGTTATTTCATCCTTTGTTCTTTGTCGCTACATTTTCTCTCACTGATGCAGGGGTATTTTAAGCTCTTGACTTAAAAAATTTACTATCTGTACTTAATGTTTCTTCATCAACACGTACCAAACAAACCTTCAAGGGACAACTGATGATAAAATCAAGGCCAGGGAAGTGGTGGAAGAATTAAGATCTAAAAGGCCTGACATGCGGGTATTGTGACCACGTGTTACTAAATAAATAATGCAGGTATTGTGACCACTAAACCTTCAGAATTTTGTATATCTGAGCTATACATATTTTGGGTTATGTATTGTGACCACCTGttactaaataaataaaaaaatttagtttcgaagcattattattttcctaCTTCATTGCAGGTTACGCTCTTGCTTGATGCCTTTAACAAGGACAGCTTCAATATCTCAGCCTACTTCAGCGGTGATGGAGACGGAGTCAAAGGCGCTGGAGGCTGTGGCAGCGGCGCGAGGTCTAGACCCATTGCCGCCTTCTCTGCAGTGCGGCACATGTGGGCGCACCCTGGATCGCACTGGCATGCACCCGGATCCGGAGCTCATCCGCTGTCGGCCTCCTCACTCCTCAGCACAGGCTTCAGGCAGTCCACCTCGCTGTCGGCGGACGGTGGCTGGGAGGGGTAACTTCAGTTTCTCAGGTACCTACTTCAAGATAGACACTATGTCCATATTCCATTTTTCTTCCATGGAGCAACGCCAATCTTTTTTATTCATTTGATGGAAGGTAATTAGAAAACCAAAGCTTTACCTGCTGGTGGCTGAGGTGTGCACGCTTGCTAGGTAGGATAGAGCTGAACGCAAGGCCGCTCAGTCAAAGTTGTAAATAGCCCGCTTATCGACTGGTTTTTCTGGCCGCTAAAAACAGCTATAATGGTGCTAAGCCTCTTAAGCATTTTTCAAAAACAGTGATAAAATCAGTACGGGAGGTTGTAATGTGGCAATTATGATCACAACTTAATCAGTAAAGTGTCAAATGATGCACCAGGTGATCAATAATACCAGAGAACTATACATTCACAGTTCAACACAAGATTTTAGACTTCAAGGTTCGAACAACAAACACAAATAAAGACATAAAGCCACAAGTACGTAAAATTTGGCCTAGGTTAATTTAGCGCCAAAGCGTCCTCTAGCGCACTGATATCAGCTAAGCCTTTTTGCAAGAAAAGTGAGTAGCGCTAACGGCCATGTCTTCCAGACGCTATAGCGCAGATATAGTGGCGCTGTGAGCTCGCTATTTAAAATTTTGCGCCTGTCGCGAGCCCACGGTACTTGTCACCTCCGATGGACTCGGGTATGTCCACGAGACTACGAGAGCATCAACCGGCCCATCCAAACATAGGGTGGTTGAAGACTCATGAAGGCATCCGACCTTGCTTAGGGGACCTATGTCGAGTTTGAGTAGCAACCAAGACAACCTGGAGATATATTAGGGGTAGGCTAGGCCTTTACCCTAGAGAATCTTCCCTTTGAACCGCCCGCACAGCTGTAAGCCTCACCCGGAGAGGAGTATATAAGCCGGGTGAGGAAAAACCCCAGACAGACAAAACATTCTTCCCTAAGCCTTCTCTAGCCTATATGAGGAAGTAGGGAGAACAGATCTCAACAACCCACTCTTTTACATACAGATCTGGGTAGCCTCGAGGGAATTCATCCCTGAGTTGCTTGAGCACCTCCAAGGCCAGATCAATACATCACATCAAGGGTGTGAACCTGTATAAATCTGTGTTCTAGGTGCTACCATTGGTGATGCTTGGTCATCATTGCTCCGAATCATATATTGCCGGTACGAAACACCGACAGAGagggccccgccgccgccgttcaccgTGCGGGCTTTTCTCGACGGTGTCCTCCGACGGCGGTGAGAtcggaggagaggaagggtGTGGCACTCGGCGGCTAGGGCTAGGGCTACGCGTTGCGGCCTCTGACCGCATATATACCAAATCAACCTTTTCAGATTTGTTATTACTCCTTTTCTGCTATCACAGTTTGTGCTGAAGAGTTTTGCCCTATCAAGAAAATTCTGAAGCAGTCTTTCAAATTTGTTAATGCTCATCTTGTAGTGGAAAATAGCTGTTGAGTTTGTGTCGAATAATAATTGTCTTAGGTAGGTTTTGCGGACTTGGTGTTGTAATTGTGGTACATGGTGGAGTTTGTGTTAGACTCCGGTAACCCGGGTCCTATATAATAAGGGAGGCAACCACACAATGTAATCATGACAACACAATAGCAATAGGCTTGCAGGAAGAGTTGGAGACCTGTGCCGGCATCCCTGTGACTGTTATTGCAGTACCATGAGTATGAGCGCCCGTAGTCATGCTCCGAGGACGTAAACTTCAGCCGAACCTCCTTAATAAATATTATACCTCGGTGTGATCCTTGATCTTGCATTTGACTAATTCCATGACAATACCAGTCTCACCTTCGACATTATTAAGTTTTTCTAGAACTGTTTCCTTCCAAAAAGTTCTGCATTTTCTGCTAGTACCCCAGAATTGCTCCTGTAGGATGTTTCCTGTATCACGTAGAACTTCGAAATATGCTGACACCTTTTCTTCCGACATCCTGCAAGCATGACCTTGCTTGTGAATATTTGTTGAGACTGATGCTGAACTCCGATGCCACCAGCCGCGTCGTGGATCTTGCCCTGTTGTTTGTACTCTGTAGTTTCTATGTCCATGGTTTGCCGTAACATTCAGCTTAGTGCAATACTGCAATTCTCAGAACAGTTTCCCTCTGCAGCGAAAAATCTTCCCTGCAGACCAGCAAAACAGTCCTTTTCTTTGCAGTGAAACGGAAGACCACTGAAACATTTTGTAGTGGGCGCACTCGTCTGTTTTTGCTGGCACCATTGCGAGAGCATGGTGGAAGCACTTGGCGATGTGGAGCATATATAGAAGCGCATGCAAGGCGCGAGATAGCGAAGCCGCCGGTGGTGTATCATCATGGTTGCCGGAGCAGCACGGAGTTGTGTGCAAGAAAGTGTGGTAAATGGTAGCCAGAACGAGATATTCAGTGAAACGGGCCATCCAGAACCAGAAGTGCCTGTCAAATTAAGCTTCGGTGTGGACGAGCAAGATTAGGTTCCCATCGGCCGTGCAGAATCGATCGATCCACTATATATACAAGTTGGCATTGGATCATGGACGCAGCGCCACTGAGTGTCCTCACTCTGTATCGGCCAGCCGGAGATAGCTAGGACGCCATGGGCACCGCCGCAGACGACATTGTCAACAACCTCTTTCCCCCAAGCCCGGCTCCCGCCCCGTCAGATGACACCGCCAGCGCCGACGACGTCGTGGAGATCGAGTGCTTCGTCATCGCCGGCGTGGTGGCACTCTCCCTCCTGCACGTGCTCGGCTCCCTCCGCCGGCGGTCGAGCCTCAAGCTCCTCCACGCCGCCGTGGGCCTGGCCCACACGCAGTCCTACGCGCTGGCGAGCTACACGCTGGGCCAGATCATGTCGTCCAAGGCTGACGACGCGCTCCCCGGCGTCGCCGAGTTCCCTGTGTGGGCCGCGtgcctgctcctgctcctcgctGGCACCGACGGGCTCACGGCCAGCGGCCTCGGCGAGGTCGAGGGGTGGAGGGCCGCATACACGGGGTTCCTCGTCCAGGGCACGTGGGTGGTGCtcatcgtcgtcttcttcgggCCCGGGACAGGGTACCTGGTGCCGCTCTGCCTCATCGTCTTCGtggccggcgtcaaggcgtaCGCACGGGTGGCATCGTTGAGGATGGTCGGCGACAAGCACCGGCTCTGCGAGAGCGTGAAGCCGGTCGCTGACTACATGGAGCGCGAGCACCGGCTGCCGATGAATTCTGGTCAGAGACCTGACCCCATCAGCTTGCAAGGTTATCGGTACGTCGTCGCCGGTGAACTGAGGAAGAAATACGACAAGACACCCGAGTTAAGGTATGCGTGAGTACTCCCTGGCTGTTCCCGGCAAGGTCAAAAATCTCGTATTCGACAAAATTTGACGTAAATTTCGGTACTTTTAGAAACTGTATCCCGACCCCTacatcaattgatgcacacaatcatttttgctgtaacatcccaaaccATGGTTTTCCACTCTTATTATTTGTTTTGTAGGAATTTGGCTTTTGGAGGAACCATCCGAGGAACTTCGCGAAGCTCACCATCTCTATTTTCAAGCTGCCTCTCACTTCAACGTTGCAGTCATTTACTACAATCTTCGTTTAATTCCTTCCGTAATAGGTAACATGTATCTAAAGTGTCTATTGGATTCGAGTTTTTGCTTCGATGATCTATACTGTATTCATGCACTACTAATATctctactccctccttttctcaAAATAGCGAACATAAGTTATGTCTAGGTCAAACTTTTTTAATCTGGATCATGTTTATCaataaaaatatcaacatgTACTATGTTTACCCTAAAAACAATACACTATGAAACATATTCCATGGAAATCTGTTGGCATTGATTAGATATTCTAGCTGTTGACATTTTTCCTATAAACTTGGTTTATCTTAGAAACATCATGAGTACAACATGATCTGAATTTTATTTCCGTGTGACCTATTCTCATGCGTCAGTATGAGACCGATCAGGTGACCCGCGATGCAACTTTATTCAGACAAAAGTTTAGTGATATACCTCCTCCGTTCCATAGTATAAGGGGCCCACGCATTTCGACGTCTAaatttgaccatcaattagaccaactaaatgtgaattatgtgttataaaaattatatattattAATAACCACACGTGGGGTAAATTAGTGGTTAAAGTTAAACCTCGAAAATATGTAATCCTGAACACTAAAGTGGCTATTGAAATGCACTAGGAGAAAGGAGGAGGACGCCAACATCATCACCGTGGAGCAGATCTGGCGGTGCACTGGGAGCGTCCTGCGCTCCGAGAGGGGCTCGCAGCTCAAGGACGTGTGCCTCTCCATGGCATTGTCCAAGATGCTCAACCGAAGGTTCACAGACTCCCCGCTCGCCGAGGCAGGGCTGGAGAAAACCCATGACTTCGTGTTCCAAGGCCTGCTCGCCGGAGACGGGCCGCACGAGCGGGCGTTCAGGGTCATCGAGGTAGAACTTGCTTTCGTCCATGATTTGTACTACACGAGATACCCTTACCTCTACCACATGGGCCAGTACTTGGCGCTCTCTTTGCCCGTCGCCATGATCATCCTCTGCTCGTGGCTCGCCTGCCTGCTCTACCGGAATTTCCAGAAACACAGCCCCGATAGCATCTACGCGGGCACAACGATGGTCCTGATGTTCGCCGTGGCGTTCTTGGAGGGATTCCAGATGTACCTGTACATGGCCTCCGGTTGGTTTAAGGTGGCGTTGATCCGGAGCTACGTCACCAGACCTGTGTTGCAGAGAGAAGGCTGCTCTTTGTTCCAGGTGATCATCATCAGGCTCCTGTTGAGCTTCAAGGCGGTCCGGCCATGGGAGGAGAAGCTCGGGCAGTACTCGCTCCTCCACGCTCTCCACAGCTCCGGCCGGATCACCAACTGCTTCCGCTGCTTGACCCTGTTCTTGCTCGACAAGGTCGACAAGGGGCGAAAGAGAGGGAAGCCCGTGAAGCAGTCTGCACAGGTGAAGCAAGCCGTCATCGATTCCCTCCTGGAAAGCGACGGCCATCTCACGAAAGGCGTAAGGTCCCTGCAGAACAATGGCGTCCACGGGCAGCTCTCGTGGGCCTGCGACGAAGGGACCGTGACCCGGACCATACTGGTCTGGCACGTCGCCACAGACCTGTGCAAGCACCAGCTGGATGCGCAAGCCAAAGAGAAGAAGCGGAAGCGGCTgtccgaagaagaagaagaagatagcACGGCGGTTGACGCGGCAGCCTCGGTGGCCTCCGACTTGTCGCGGCACTGCGCGTACCTCGTCGCCTTCGAGCCCGGCCTCCTGCCGGATCACAGGTCCGTCTCGGCGTCGGCGCTCGACGGAGCCATCGACGAGGCGCGCAAGCTGCTCCGAGGCGCCAGGAAGATGAGCAGAAAGTGCGAGCAGCTTATGGGCATCGTGGACGCCGGCAACGGCGTGGGTGGCGGCGATGACGGTGAGGTGCCCGTCGTGGTGCTGGGAGCTCGGCTCGCGAGGCAGCTGAACGAGGACGTCCGGGACCCGGCGGTGCGGTGGAAGGTGCTGGCTGATTTTTGGGCGGAGATGATGTTGTACGTCGCGCCGTCTGATGATGCACGGGCGCACCTGGCGGCACTGGCCGGAGGTGGGGAGTTCGTGACGCACCTCTGGGCGCTGCTCACGCACGCAGGCGTGCTGAAGCGTGgcactcctcgtccttctaGTTCTGGGTCGCTAGCTGCCGTCTGATCGATCGCTCCAACCagacatgcatatatgtacCGGCTGACATATGTCGCGTGCTATCTCGCGATGCATCTATATACACGGTAAGTAAGTACGCGTGCGAGAGCGATGTATGATGCATGGTTTGGTTTTGCTCGGACAACTACCGCCGTGCTATCGTGGCTCTAatttttattactccctcggAACATCcaagacatttattatggattggattggagggaATAGTTGTTTCATAGATCTATACTCTCATACCATGTAATATAATAAGATTATATTGTCGTTGAGAGATAACACCAGAATTAAGAGATTTCGACGAGGGTGTAAGGGATTTGCAAAATTTTCGAAGAATCTGCAGATTTGCACTaacatttttcaaaagaaattgCGGTGGCATTTTCCGAATTCGCCAAAATTGCAGTGGAATATATATAATTGGCCCCAAAATATGTGTAAATGAGATTTCCATAAAATTATCAGTCACTTGACAATTGTTTATATGGGTTGTTCTACAAAGGGGCCTTTCTACGGTACTTGGGAGGTACCCTGAGGTACCGGTACCTTCCTACCATCCGACGATGATCTGAGCAGTGAGCAGGTTAACTGCCCGGACCATGTCAACCTTCCGCCGGCACCCATGATCCCATCATCTCGGTGGCCATCCCCTGCTCTACA carries:
- the LOC100838841 gene encoding uncharacterized protein LOC100838841 → MGTAADDIVNNLFPPSPAPAPSDDTASADDVVEIECFVIAGVVALSLLHVLGSLRRRSSLKLLHAAVGLAHTQSYALASYTLGQIMSSKADDALPGVAEFPVWAACLLLLLAGTDGLTASGLGEVEGWRAAYTGFLVQGTWVVLIVVFFGPGTGYLVPLCLIVFVAGVKAYARVASLRMVGDKHRLCESVKPVADYMEREHRLPMNSGQRPDPISLQGYRYVVAGELRKKYDKTPELRNLAFGGTIRGTSRSSPSLFSSCLSLQRCSHLLQSSFNSFRNRRKEEDANIITVEQIWRCTGSVLRSERGSQLKDVCLSMALSKMLNRRFTDSPLAEAGLEKTHDFVFQGLLAGDGPHERAFRVIEVELAFVHDLYYTRYPYLYHMGQYLALSLPVAMIILCSWLACLLYRNFQKHSPDSIYAGTTMVLMFAVAFLEGFQMYLYMASGWFKVALIRSYVTRPVLQREGCSLFQVIIIRLLLSFKAVRPWEEKLGQYSLLHALHSSGRITNCFRCLTLFLLDKVDKGRKRGKPVKQSAQVKQAVIDSLLESDGHLTKGVRSLQNNGVHGQLSWACDEGTVTRTILVWHVATDLCKHQLDAQAKEKKRKRLSEEEEEDSTAVDAAASVASDLSRHCAYLVAFEPGLLPDHRSVSASALDGAIDEARKLLRGARKMSRKCEQLMGIVDAGNGVGGGDDGEVPVVVLGARLARQLNEDVRDPAVRWKVLADFWAEMMLYVAPSDDARAHLAALAGGGEFVTHLWALLTHAGVLKRGTPRPSSSGSLAAV